CGAATTACCTTCCCACCGGGTCCAATCAAATCCTTGATCTTGTCCGTAGGAATGTTCAACGTGTAGAACCGTGGCGCGTAATCCGACAGCGTCGTGCGCGGTTCCTGGATCATCTCGTTCATCTTCTCCAGGATGAACAACCGGCCGTCCTTCGCTTGCGCCAGAGCCTCGCGCATGATCGACGACGTAATACCGGTCACCTTGATATCCATCTGCAGTGCGGTGATACCGTCACGCGTGCCGGCCACCTTGAAGTCCATGTCGCCGTAATGATCTTCCGCGCCCGCGATGTCGGTCAGGATGGCGTACTTCTCGCCTTCCTTCACCAGACCCATCGCCACACCGGCTACGTGCGACTTCAACGGCACACCGGCATCGAAGAGTGACAACGACGCGCCGCAAACGCTCGCCATCGAACTCGATCCGTTCGACTCAAGAATGTCGCTCACCACGCGCATCGCATACGGCCAATCCGTTTCGTTCGGCAACACGGCCATAATCGACCGCTCCGCCAGAGCACCGTGACCGACTTCACGCCGTCCCGGTCCGCGCAGGAATGCAACTTCTCCCACCGAAAACGGCGGGAAGTTGTAGTGCAGCATGAAGCGCTTCTTGGCCTCACCTTCAAACTGCTCAACTCGCTGCATGTCGTCGCCCGTTCCAAGCGTCGTCGTGACCAACGCCTGGGTCTCGCCACGGGTAAAGATTGCCGAACCGTGTGCACGCGGCAGAACGCCGACTTCAATCCAGATCGGCCGGATCTGATTGAACGCGCGCCCGTCCGGACGCCGCTTCTGCTCGGTAACCTGCTCACGGAAGATACGCTCGCGCAGCGTCTCGTAGTAGCTCGCCAGTTTCGCCAGCGCTACCTCGTCGTCGGAAGCGATCTCTTCCTTCAACTTGGTCTTCAATTCCTTGATCCGCGTGTAGCTTTCGATTTTTGTGTACTTCTCTGTGTTGAGGGCGTCCGCCAGTTGCGTCCCGACTTTCGCCTTCAACTGGTCGTAATAGGCCTGGTCAAACTCCGGCGGGGTTACCTCACGCTTCGGCTTGCCGGCTTTCTCCCTCAGTTCTTCAATCGTCGCGCAGATTTTCTTGATCTCGCCGTGAGCGAACTCGATAGCCTCAACGATTGTCTCTTCGCTGACTTCGGTGGCGCCGGCCTCGATCATCACGATGCCGTCTTTCGTTCCGGCTACGACCAACCGGAGATCGCCATCGCGCCCCTCGTCGTAGGTCGGGTTGACGATGAATTGCCCGTCCTTGCGGCCAACGCGCACAGCGCCGATTGGGCCGAGGAACGGAATGTCAGACACATGAAGTGCGGCCGATGCCGCGTTCATGCCAATAACATCGGGATCGTTCTGGCTGTCCGCTGACTGCACCATTGCGATCACCTGCGTCTCGCTCTTGAATCCTTCCGCGAACAACGGACGGATCGGGCGATCGATCAAACGGCTGGTGAGAACTTCGCGCTCGCTGGGACGGCCTTCGCGCTTGATGAATCCACCGGGGATCCTTCCACCGGCATACGTGTACTCGCGATAATCAACAGTCAACGGGAAGAAATCGATTCCTTCCCTCGCTTCCAGGTTTGCGACCGCGGTCGCCAAAACGTAGTTGTCGCCACTCTTTGCCAACACAGAACCGTGTGCCTGTTTGGCAATTCTTCCTGTTTCAAATGTGATGGATTTACCACCGGAGAGTTCAACGGTGACTTCTTGCTTCATTTGTTTCCTTCCGCTCGGACGTGCATAGTTCCAGTTGAGGCGGGATGCACCAGAGAGCGCTGGCGTATAGATGTGCGAGGTTGCCCCCACCCAGAAGCCCACAACGGCGCCGGGTGGAGATTCTCAGTTCTTTGACAACGAAATGGATAGACAGACTCGCTGACTACCGACTCCGACTACTTGCGGATTCCCAGCTTTCCAATGACTTGCTTGTAACGCTCAGAATCATATTTCTTCAGGTAGTCGAGCAGGCGACGCCGCTTGCTCACCAGCATCAACAGGCCGCGCCGGGAGGCGTGGTCCTTCTTATGCGTCTTGAAGTGGTCGGTCAACTGTCCAATACGCTCGCTCAAGATCGCGATCTGCACTTCCGGGCTTCCGGTATCAGTCGCGTGCGTGCGATAGCTGTCAATAATTGTCTTCTTTTGCTCTCTGGCTAACACTGAACTAGATGCACTCCTGCTAATTTTCCAATCGTCTTGGTACGTTATTGAGACTAACACGCCGCCTCAGATTTGGTAAAGCTCTGTAACTTCAAGGCTTACGGCCCCTCCGATATAGGTTGCCCACTTCAATTCCCAGCTTACCCGACCCGTGCTCCTGCGCATCCAATATCTAGATTATCGCTATGCTTTGTACTCAGTGTGACACCAGGAACCCTGACTTCAACAGATTCTGCGGAAACTGCGGCGCCCGTCTCGTGAGCGAGAGGCCCGCCGTACCCGTCCGCGAGTCAAGCCACCTCGCGGAACCAACCACGCCCCCGCAAGCAGTCATAGTTCACGAGCCCACCGTGGAACGTGTGGTCGTTCGTGAACCCGAACCCGAGCACTACACGCCCATCTCCGGACCCTCTTTGCTCGGCCTGGGCGGCGACGACGATTCCTCTTCCGCAAGTTCTTACCTCTTGGATGACGACTTTGAAAACGAATCACGAGGTCGAGCTGGCTGGTACGTTTTTGGATTCGTTGCCCTCTCCATTCTGGCCGTATTTGGCTACTTCGAATGGCAAGCGATCAAAACTGGCAAAAATCCGATTCCGTGGCTCGGCAGCGGTTATTCAGGTCCATCAGCGGCTCAGGACCAGGTGCCCAAGGCCAGCCCGCCAGGGCCTCCTGTAACTCAGGCCAATGCCGAAGCGAATCCGGCAACGCCGTCGAACCCAACTACAAACTCGGATCAGTCACTGGTTGGAGACGAAACCCTTAAGGTTCCACCCTCGGCTTTGGATTCAACCCAGTCTGGCAGCGCTGCAAACGCTCCGACTCAGGAATCTCAGAAGAATCCCGTCACGCCAGCACAGAACGCGCAGCCCACTCCCGAAGCAAAGTCAGGAGAAACGCCTCCCGCAGTCGCTGCACCACCTGGCAAGGAGACTCCATCCCGCGCGGCACAAACGCCGCAGGCCACGGAAACAGATGTAAAAGAACCTGAAGCTGAAGCGAGGAAGAAACCTCGTTCCTCTGTGAAGCCGGTAAAGGCTGAACCTGCGCCCGATCCCAATACGAATCGGATGCTGATATCAGGCGAGCGGTACTTATATGGACGTGGTGTTCGCCGTGACTGCAATCAGGCACTCATCTATCTTCGGGCTGCCGCCGAACAAGATAACGCGCCCGCCATGTCTCGCCTCGGTGCCATGTATGCAAGTGGAAACTGCGTAACGCTCGATCGGCGTGCGGCATACAAGTGGTTTGCCAAAGCTCAGTTGTCTGAACCCAACAATCAGTGGCTCACCCGGAATCTCAACATGCTCTGGCGCGATATGACGCCCGAAGAGCGCAAGGCAATCACCCATTGAAGCGAGGCTGTACTGGATTGGTTCGCATCACCATCATTCGTGATACTCACCACAGCGTCTCGCTGAGTGTCATTTAAGAATACGAATGCAAGCAGCCGTCGCCACGTAGCGACCTGCTATCACCAGCGACTGCCCTGGCTTCGTGCCAGGGCGTTTTTCTCCACATTTCAGCACCTCACGTCCGTGCTGTTATATTGTCAGGCGTCTCGTCGAGGCACGCGTCTCTGGACCGCTCGGCGATTGCAACGTTCCACCACACAATTGCCTCCAACACCTGAGAAATACACCCTTAGATTTCAAAGGAGCACCAAGAATGGCTGGTTCTACCGCGGGACTTCGGACCCGGAATCTTCATAAGTTGAAGTCTCGCCAACGGGGCCACAAAACACCCATCGAGCAAGCCGGCCTGTTTCTGAAGAACTTCTTGCGGCATCCGCTCATGTTGGGGTCAGTCATTCCCAGTTCGCGCTATCTGATCGCTCGGGTGCTGGACCGCATCGATTGGAACCAGACCAACATAGTTGTCGAATACGGCCCCGGCGTCGGAACCTTCACGCGCCCCATCCTCGATCGGATGGCGCCTCAAGCCAAACTGCTGACCATTGAGTTGAACGAGGAGTTTGCTGAGCTTCTGCGCGCAGATATCTCAGACCATCGTTTGCACATCGCGCACGGTTCAGCCGTTGAAGTTCAGAAATGGATGCACTTTAACCGGCTCACGCAAGCCGATCTGATCCTCTCCGGCATTCCGTATACCGTTCTTCCTGCGGACGTGCGACAACGAATATTGACCGCTACACGCGACGCACTCACACCCAGCGGCAGCTTTGTCGTGTATCAGTACACGCGCGCCGTGCTTCCCGACCTGCAGCGCGTCTTCTCCCGCGTAGAAGAGGAATTTGAGCCCCTGAACATCCTGCCTGCCAGAGTCTTCCGCTGTTGGAAATAGCGGAACAGCTCACGCCAGGCGCTGCCGCACCTGCTCGAGTAAGTTGCGTAGGGTACGACTGAACTCCACCGGATATTCCGCCGGAGCCTCAAATCGGCGCACGTCTTCTGGAACCTGCTTGAGCTGCGTTCTCGCTCGGTCACGGATATCGCTGAGCGCCTCCGCGGCAACGGATGTGCGCTTGCCTGCATTCATCACCTGCCGCAGCAACGGCTCCCCGTCTTCCACTCGCTCTTCCGCGCAAGCGATCACGTCGCGAGTGAACTTCCCGGCCTCATCTCGGAACCGCCATACTTGCTTCGCCCCGGGATACGTCATCTTCTGATCGCTGAACTTTGCGTGATAATTCTTTGTCCCGTCCAGTTCCGTCTCAACCAGTTTGTAGATCCCGCCAAGGGCTGGCGCGTCATTCGAAACCACCATCGCCGTTCCTACGCCATATCCGTCAATCAGCGCACCACGCTGGTTCAACTCAAAGATCTTGAACTCATCCAGATCGCCGCTCGCCAGTATCTTCGTTTGCTTCAACCCCGCGGCGTCCAGTTTGGCTCGTACTTGTTTGGACAATAGCGCAAGGTCGCCGCTGTCGATGCGCACTCCTGAGGGCCTGAGTCCCGCTTCGATAATCTTGTCGATCGCCTTCAGCGTATCGTAAGTATCCACCAGCAATATAGATGCTTGCGGAAAAAGGCTCGTGTATTGCTTGAATGCTTTCTCCTCGTCTTCGAGCGCCATAACATACGAATGTGCAATCGTTCCGAAAGTCGGTATTCCAAACCGATATCCCGCCTCGGTATTCGATGTTCCGATACATCCGGCGATATAGCTCGCCCTGGCTGCCAGCACTCCAGCCTCCGGACCATGCGCCCGACGTGTGCCGAACTCAATCACGTCTTTCCCTTCCGCCGCTTGCACCACTCTCGACGCCTTGGTTGCGACCGTCGTCTGATACGTAATCGTCGCTAGCAGATAGGTTTCCAGTATCTGCGCTTCGATCAGCGGCGCC
This region of Terriglobales bacterium genomic DNA includes:
- the pnp gene encoding polyribonucleotide nucleotidyltransferase, translating into MKQEVTVELSGGKSITFETGRIAKQAHGSVLAKSGDNYVLATAVANLEAREGIDFFPLTVDYREYTYAGGRIPGGFIKREGRPSEREVLTSRLIDRPIRPLFAEGFKSETQVIAMVQSADSQNDPDVIGMNAASAALHVSDIPFLGPIGAVRVGRKDGQFIVNPTYDEGRDGDLRLVVAGTKDGIVMIEAGATEVSEETIVEAIEFAHGEIKKICATIEELREKAGKPKREVTPPEFDQAYYDQLKAKVGTQLADALNTEKYTKIESYTRIKELKTKLKEEIASDDEVALAKLASYYETLRERIFREQVTEQKRRPDGRAFNQIRPIWIEVGVLPRAHGSAIFTRGETQALVTTTLGTGDDMQRVEQFEGEAKKRFMLHYNFPPFSVGEVAFLRGPGRREVGHGALAERSIMAVLPNETDWPYAMRVVSDILESNGSSSMASVCGASLSLFDAGVPLKSHVAGVAMGLVKEGEKYAILTDIAGAEDHYGDMDFKVAGTRDGITALQMDIKVTGITSSIMREALAQAKDGRLFILEKMNEMIQEPRTTLSDYAPRFYTLNIPTDKIKDLIGPGGKVIRGIIDATGVKIDVEDSGKVNIASADQEAAKKALQMIGEITATAEVGKTYLGTVVRLADFGAFVEILPGTDGLLHISEVAEHRIKDVRDELKEGDQILVKVLSMDGNRIRLSRKAILKEQRAKMEGGEAAAEPTTFEGGHEGEEEEDGQLAVGLGAGSEGGGRPERSDRGGDRGGRRHHGGGGHGHGRGPGRGGRGGRGGGGGRGGDRGNR
- the rpsO gene encoding 30S ribosomal protein S15 is translated as MLAREQKKTIIDSYRTHATDTGSPEVQIAILSERIGQLTDHFKTHKKDHASRRGLLMLVSKRRRLLDYLKKYDSERYKQVIGKLGIRK
- a CDS encoding rRNA adenine N-6-methyltransferase family protein, translated to MAGSTAGLRTRNLHKLKSRQRGHKTPIEQAGLFLKNFLRHPLMLGSVIPSSRYLIARVLDRIDWNQTNIVVEYGPGVGTFTRPILDRMAPQAKLLTIELNEEFAELLRADISDHRLHIAHGSAVEVQKWMHFNRLTQADLILSGIPYTVLPADVRQRILTATRDALTPSGSFVVYQYTRAVLPDLQRVFSRVEEEFEPLNILPARVFRCWK
- a CDS encoding nicotinate phosphoribosyltransferase — encoded protein: MLLTDLYELTMAAAFYENNFNPTATFELFVRKLPKNRGYLVAAGLEQALQWVESVCCGAIDVEFLRKHPAFEHVSDEFFSFLRELRFTGDVWAVPEGTVIFGQEPLLRVTAPLIEAQILETYLLATITYQTTVATKASRVVQAAEGKDVIEFGTRRAHGPEAGVLAARASYIAGCIGTSNTEAGYRFGIPTFGTIAHSYVMALEDEEKAFKQYTSLFPQASILLVDTYDTLKAIDKIIEAGLRPSGVRIDSGDLALLSKQVRAKLDAAGLKQTKILASGDLDEFKIFELNQRGALIDGYGVGTAMVVSNDAPALGGIYKLVETELDGTKNYHAKFSDQKMTYPGAKQVWRFRDEAGKFTRDVIACAEERVEDGEPLLRQVMNAGKRTSVAAEALSDIRDRARTQLKQVPEDVRRFEAPAEYPVEFSRTLRNLLEQVRQRLA